In Octopus bimaculoides isolate UCB-OBI-ISO-001 chromosome 14, ASM119413v2, whole genome shotgun sequence, the following are encoded in one genomic region:
- the LOC106868236 gene encoding uncharacterized protein LOC106868236, with the protein MSRGKRRSRKMICTDIVDDENIRQESWTFSDLFQQTSTNDIVVTWLAKYKLISNSFMCLICNSPCTFVNQKDIIDGKRWRCRKHNFVRSIRKGSFFENSHLSLATFLWLMYMWSRDYLHNEITHETNVCTKSTIDLFRLIRELLERFLEDHPTELDDPPEIGGFDLQTGEPRVVEIDVTTFRRCKPNKKHLKGFCVFGGIERGTDRCFLVPIEHENKEAFEAAIIRWILPGTHIISDIWAEYLQIDQIEQGIYTHEYIDYENPNDPEIHTKTIDGMWQRVKQQLQRKHSINNKALFHSYLTEFMWRSHFKNNDKFAALIYCIKHLYKV; encoded by the exons ATGTCACGCGGTAAACGACGAAGTCGAAAAATGATATGTACTGACATCGTTGACGACGAAAACATTAGGCAAGAGTCTTGGACATTTTCTGATCTTTTTCAACAAACTTCCACAAATGATATAGTAGTTACATGGTTAGCAAAATATAAGCTCATAAGCAATTCTTTTATGTGTCTCATTTGTAACAGCCCATGTACATTTGTAAACCAGAAAGATATTATCGATGGAAAACGATGGAGATGTCGAAAACATAACTTCGTCCGATCGATCCGCAAAGGGTCTTTTTTTGAGAATAGTCATCTCTCGCTGGCAACATTCTTATGGCTTATGTATATGTGGTCAAGAGATTATCTACATAATGAAATTACTCATGAGACGAATGTTTGTACAAAGTCAACTATTGATCTATTTCGGCTCATCCGAGAACTACTAGAGCGGTTTCTGGAAGACCATCCCACAGAATTAGATGACCCACCTGAAATTGGCGGCTTCGATTTACAGACAGGTGAACCAAGAGTTGTTGAAATTGATGTAACCACATTTCGCAGATGTAAACCGAACAAGAAACATTTGAAAGGATTCTGTGTTTTTGGTGGAATTGAACGTGGCACTGACAGATGTTTCTTGGTACCTATTGAGCATGAAAATAAAGAAGCTTTCGAAGCTGCAATTATCCGATGGATTTTACCAG GCACTCATATTATATCAGATATATGGGCTGAATATCTTCAAATTGACCAGATCGAACAAGGCATATACACTCATGAATATATAGACTATGAAAACCCAAATGATCCAGAAATCCACACCAAAACTATTGACGGGATGTGGCAGAGAGTTAAACAACAATTGCAACGTAAACATTCGATAAATAATAAAGCTTTATTTCACTCATATTTAACAGAATTTATGTGGAGATCTCATtttaagaataatgataaatttgCTGCTCTCATTTATTGTATCAAACATTTGTATAAAGTctaa